From one Colletotrichum destructivum chromosome 3, complete sequence genomic stretch:
- a CDS encoding Putative Ran binding protein RanBP1, whose translation MVDDSQPGSPRSDPIDAKEDAETAAARKELKHTAISEKPLADGPTAETTPSGSQNEDHKERVSSPKKKRAHDQLDEDNDVDEADDKSVVSSDSAKDRASRLEPEKKRHRDEIATSTDTAGDISAPPAAAVDKKTQENVRNEGTFATSQDSAKDEKKGASTSAFASSGFAKLAASSASPFGSLGNGAKGSVFGGSASNTSPFGGPSPSKPAAASPAPTPTLSFGGAGAASSPFASVKPTGTNGGFGSAFGSAFGGGLGSKPLSSFSKTGESSFKTERAAKPFGAPDSDAEEGCDDDADDDAEAVSESGDKEEREESDKEESKAVEDKKRTRLQKITVDDGEAGEATVLQVRAKIFYLEKEVGWKERGSGMLKINVPEACVQFDDAGLPIPGSFDASGLEEDPEAGDSSGHKVVRLIMRQDQTHRILLNTVILPAMQFQEKATLKSVGVMFTAFEGAEAKPVSVHVRMSAASAKSFLNEVGMVQRELSGN comes from the exons ATGGTCGACGACTCTCAACCCGGCAGTCCAAGGTCCGACCCGATCGACGCAAAGGAGGACGCCGAaactgctgctgcccgcAAGGAACTGAAGCATACGGCTATTTCAGAGAAGCCTCTCGCGGATGGCCCCACCGCCGAGACCACACCCTCCGGGTCGCAAAACGAGGACCATAAGGAGCGCGTCTCGTcaccgaagaagaagcgggCGCATGACCAGTTAGACGAAGACAACGACGTTGATGAGGCTGACGACAAGAGCGTTGTCTCGAGTGACTCGGCTAAGGACAGGGCTTCGCGATTGGAgcccgagaagaagagacacAGAGACGAGATTGCCACCTCTACTGACACTGCGGGCGATATTTCT GCGCCGccagctgccgccgtcgacaagaagacgcAGGAAAACGTCAGGAACGAAGGCACATTTGCGACATCACAAGACTCAgccaaggacgagaagaagggagCGTCGACCTCTGCTTTTGCTAGCTCAGGCTTTGCCAAACTGGCTGCCTCGAGTGCATCCCCGTTCGGTTCGTTGGGAAATGGGGCCAAGGGGAGCGTCTTCGGCGGCTCAGCATCAAACACCTCGCCCTTTGGCGGCCCGTCGCCTTCCAagcctgccgccgcctccccaGCCCCTACACCCACTCTAAGTTTTGGCGGTGCAGGCGCAGCATCTTCGCCCTTCGCCAGCGTTAAGCCCACTGGCACGAATGGCGGTTTTGGCTCGGCCTTTGGCAGTgcctttggcggcggccttggcagCAAGCCCCTCAGCAGCTTTTCCAAAACGGGCGAGTCTTCATTCAAAACCGAAAGAGCAGCCAAACCATTCGGTGCGCCCGATAGCGACGCCGAAGAGGGCtgcgacgatgacgccgacgatgacgccgaggcTGTCTCTGAATCTGGCGAcaaggaggaaagagagGAGTCCGACAAGGAAGAATCCAAGGCCGTGGAGGATAAGAAAAGAACCAGGCTGCAGAAGA TCActgtcgacgatggcgaagcCGGTGAGGCGACCGTGCTCCAGGTCAGGGCCAAGATATTTTACTTGGAAAAGGAAGTCGGCTGGAAGGAGCGTGGATCTGGCATGCTCAAAATCAACGTACCCGAGGCGTGCGTTCAGTTCGATGACGCCGGACTGCCGATACCTGGCTCTTTTGACGCATCGGGGCTGGAAGAGGACCCCGAGGCCGGTGACAGCAGCGGTCACAAGGTGGTTCGTCTCATCATGAGACAGGACCAAACACACAGAATTCTTCTGAACACGGTCATCCTTCCCGCTATGCAGTTCCAGGAGAAGGCGACGTTGAAGTCTGTCGGTGTCATGTTCACGGCCTTCGAAGGTGCGGAGGCCAAGCCTGTGAGCGTTCATGTCAGG ATGAGCGCTGCTAGTGCAAAGTCATTCCTTAATGAGGTGGGAATGGTACAGAGAGAGCTCTCAGGAAACTGA
- a CDS encoding Putative Yip1 domain-containing protein: MASTSRRDDYANPPLPEDDMIDPDDADLDDFDDPLGNTSSRQPLTGNIGSSSSSRPINENAWTSRIPGEDRAAPQNTIDESVWDTLRRDLLAVWAKMREVLYPKYLLGGTMFDADGIRGAYANIRGAGLSGAREEITGLASRFMDSEALLSQNNMTPGLRDWDLWGPLIFCLLLSLLLSFNARADQKDVVFSGVFAMIWIGEAVVTLQIKLLGGSISFAQSVCIIGYTLFPLVIAALLSAFGIPTVARVPVYLFLVAWSLAAGVSILGGSGVVKNRVGIAVYPLFVFYLGLGCLCFIS; encoded by the exons ATGGCATCTACAAGCAGGCGAGATGACTACGCCAATCCTCCCTTGCCTGAAGACGACATGATCGACCCCGACGATG CTGATCTtgacgactttgacgaccCTCTCGGCAACACATCGTCGCGGCAACCGCTGACAGGCAACATCggctcgagctcctcgtcgcggccgaTTAATGAGAACGCCTGGACCTCCAGGATACCTGGCGAAGACCGCGCTGCGCCTCAAAACACAATCGACGAGTCGGTCTGGGACACCCTCCGCCGTGACCTGCTCGCTGTCTGGGCCAAGATGAGGGAGGTTCTGTACCCCAAATACCTACTTGGGGGAACTATGTTCGATGCTGATGGCATCCGGGGCGCATACGCGAACATTCGTGGGGCCGGACTGTCCGGCGCCCGCGAGGAGATCACCGGTCTGGCCAGTCGCTTCATGGATTCGGAGGCGCTTCTGTCGCAGAACAACATGACGCCGGGCCTACGTGACTGGGATCTTTGGGGTCCCCTCATATTCTGTCTACTCCTCAGCCTTCTTCTGAGTTTCAACGCACGAGCCGACCAGAAGGACGTTGTATTCAGTGGAGTCTTTGCCATGATCTGGATCGGAGAGGCAGTTGTGACGCTGCAGATCAAGCTGCTGGGAGGCAGCAT CTCCTTCGCCCAAAGCGTCTGCATCATCGGATACACTTTGTTTCCCTTGGTAATCGCGGCGCTCCTCTCGGCCTTTGGCATTCCGACTGTCGCCCGTGTTCCTGTGTACCTGTTTCTTGTCGCATGGTCTTTGGCCGCTGGCGTAAGCATtttgggcggcagcggcgtggTGAAGAACCGAGTTGGCATCGCGGTATACCCTCTATTCGTCTTTTACCTTGGTCTAGGCTGCCTCTGCTTCATTAGCTAA
- a CDS encoding Putative PAS domain-containing protein has translation MSQQSFAMEQTFMTIHSTDPSAAILFVSDSVFDILGYTPQEVQGKSCFDFFHPDEVPFARSIHSRGVLLDKAAVLHYVRIMSRDGQWVSCECCFTVVHDVLVACTSIYRRGEKSDRRAAEAPQIRRLFSSSPRDPRYHMLEHLSPKFRMPAVEREPRAALILNRFTRTLTVMFATNAVSSILGVRPDQIKDKSFYECIQENCLPDAIRCLESAKANDSIAYLRFWYRDPRRPEDFDEEDDGEHNSGNSSDSDGGGVQLDGQLDGHMDIDDDDDNGSGPHIKQEDQSRPDMSNHSSATHTATTNTSGSSSESQPSAATSAPSINGAAAQSSSAAERLRNRRREPPPPFELEAVVSCTSDGLVVVIRKARPPIPAPHAPLVAPTYTNGLFAAPWGQHPIRPQVPQEMLYTFRPPLMPQYMPLRDNVMAGGGPPVDHLMSSIRDVAVFAWALVGINGNLATYTRGMPRDQAQPDGLPIWDPSAGSASYLGPENQAVRRWTNYDKEKGFGSTSSYQQPYSHGATSGYGHAPQSGANNYIYAQPPPPPPPTWPGLQPAYTSAFDSFANNNHHQDNQHQHNPHHQHNHAHHSHPGYYQPHQHHQYQQQQQQQQQQQHGFGHQTPLQGESWGDTPPAYNGQGHTNGHPNGHPNGQSNGHSNLRPSNSTGNNESSQGYRYPWQ, from the exons ATGAGCCAACAGTCATTTGCCATGGAGCAAACGTTTATGACGATTCATTCCACGGACCCCAGCGCTGCCATTCTGTTCGTATCCGACTCGGTATTCGACATACTGGGCTACACCCCTCAAGAGGTGCAGGGGAAGTCATGCTTCGATTTCTTTCATCCTGACGAGGTCCCCTTCGCTCGTTCCATTCATAGTCGCGGCGTCCTTCTGGACAAGGCCGCCGTACTCCACTATGTTCGCATCATGTCGCGCGACGGCCAGTGGGTGAGCTGCGAGTGTTGCTTCACTGTCGTTCATGATGTACTGGTTGCTTGTACCAGCATCTATCGACGAGGTGAAAAGAGCGATA GACGAGCCGCCGAAGCCCCCCAGATCCGTCGACTTTTCTCGAGCTCTCCTCGAGACCCCCGCTACCACATGCTGGAGCATCTCTCACCCAAGTTTCGGATGCCTGCGGTCGAGCGCGAACCTCGTGCAGCCCTCATTTTAAACAGATTCACCCGCACGCTGACAGTCATGTTTGCGACTAATGCCGTGTCCTCCATTCTCGGCGTTCGACCAGACCAAATCAAGGACAAGAGCTTTTACGAGTGCATCCAGGAGAATTGCCTGCCGGATGCTATCAGGTGTCTCGAGAGTGCAAAGGCCAACGACTCCATTGCCTACCTGAGGTTCTGGTACAGAGATCCGCGTCGACCTGAAGATTtcgacgaagaggatgacggAGAGCATAACAGCGGAAACTCGAGTGATTCCGATGGTGGCGGTGTTCAACTCGATGGTCAGCTCGACGGTCACATGGAtattgacgacgatgatgacaaCGGCAGTGGCCCTCATATCAAGCAAGAGGACCAGAGCCGGCCTGACATGTCAAACCACAGCTCCGCGACGCATACGGCGACCACAAATACCTCGGGTTCGAGCAGCGAATCACAGCCGTCTGCAGCCACTTCGGCTCCGTCTATTAATGGCGCGGCAGCTCAGTCATCCTCGGCTGCGGAGCGCCTAAGAAaccgtcgtcgagagccGCCTCCGCCCTTTGAGCTGGAAGCTGTCGTATCATGCACGTCGGACGGACTTGTGGTCGTGATCCGCAAGGCGCGCCCTCCGATTCCGGCGCCTCATGCGCCGCTGGTCGCGCCCACTTATACTAATGGCTTATTTGCCGCACCCTGGGGCCAGCATCCGATCCGGCCACAAGTTCCGCAGGAGATGCTCTACACGTTCAGGCCTCCTCTGATGCCCCAGTACATGCCTTTGCGCGATAATGTGATGGCTGGTGGAGGCCCGCCAGTGGACCACCTCATGAGCTCCATCAGAGACGTTGCTGTGTTTGCATGGGCACTTGTGGGAATCAATGGCAATTTAGCCACGTACACGCGAGGAATGCCGCGTGATCAAGCTCAGCCTGACGGGCTGCCTATCTGGGATCCGAGTGCTGGAAGTGCCTCGTATCTTGGACCGGAGAACCAGGCGGTCCGTCGTTGGACGAACTATGACAAAGAAAAAGGCTTCGGCTCGACATCATCATATCAACAACCATACTCTCATGGTGCCACGTCGGGCTATGGCCATGCCCCCCAAAGTGGCGCGAACAACTACATTTACgcacagccgccgccgccgccaccgcccacGTGGCCTGGTCTGCAGCCTGCGTATACATCCGCTTTCGACTCGTTCGCAAACAATAACCATCACCAAGACAATCAGCATCAACATAATCCACACCATCAGCACAACCATGCTCATCATAGCCACCCTGGTTACTATCAGCcgcatcaacatcatcaatatcaacagcaacagcaacagcaacagcaacagcaacatgGCTTTGGCCACCAGACACCGCTGCAGGGCGAGTCATGGGGTGATACACCACCCGCGTACAACGGCCAAGGACATACCAATGGGCATCCCAATGGACACCCGAACGGCCAGTCCAACGGACATTCTAACCTTCGGCCAAGCAATTCGACTGGAAACAATGAGTCATCTCAGGGCTATCGGTACCCGTGGCAGTAG
- a CDS encoding Putative helicase, mrfA-like Zn-binding domain, P-loop containing nucleoside triphosphate hydrolase codes for MAPLAPGKGPLTVRRSTGKRKRRDNETPPRDDGEPTAEHPGADASESDDAALAGKPKMPKSRKQTVPKKAGSTLNRTDSATTTSAVQCNIEWPERFKALDKTHRALNLVFTFCCTRKHLATTFDTIKSAVESHTKTSLMIEDVASIAAIRPEGVNFAYVDEIMLQTEVRGAERDVVFKKGREFLSQAPAPDASVGGISGLDRLDHHPDDAVEGGKEVLYFEFVDGDLKRQVRDRKTGEITKPNRKLREETLKMPVYSQKQMTNLIERRNQKFGDAVSLFINQCIADGVDPELRLATKTEDHIPVPTVLEEPADKKLGALPESIPTERKSIPEIVQELKDSPWYTGQIVPDGHRVFEPQEPVYGDLDFLLSQELVNALYNSKGITQFFAHQTEAINGLLEGQHVVVSTSTSSGKSLIYQLPVIHALEKDQNTRAMYIFPTKALAQDQKRSLRELMSYMPGMEEVLVETFDGDTPMNERNMIREEARIIFTNPDMLHVTILPQEERWRTFLKNLKYVVVDELHYYNGQMGSHVAFIMRRLRRICAAVGNRHIKFVSCSATVANPRQHFETIFGIGNVRLVDFDGSPSGRKEFLCWNTPYKDPGDPSSGRGDALSECARLFCQLMLRGVRIIAFTRVREQCEKLVTAVQQELESLGRPECVNRVMGYRGGYTAQDRRRIESEMFEGKLLGIVATTALELGIDIGTLDCVLTWGFPYTIANLRQQSGRAGRRNKDSLAILVGDCFPTDQHYMQNPDELFSKPNSELQVDLENMLVREGHIQCAAYEMPVRPNEDAEYFGKDLAQICVERLLEDALGFYHCHDRFRPIPSRFVAIRDTEDDHFAIIDITHGRNEVLEELEASRATFTIYDGAIFLHQGNKYLVRDFQPDRMMARVERVKVEWTTTQRDFTDIDPIETEAIKKISGSQSRAFYGTIKIQQNVYGFFKVDKRKRVLDAVHVDNPPVIRYGKGMWLDIPKKALQILADRRLHIAASIHAAEHAILSLMPNFVISLPGDVRTECKVALKEFATKESQRKRPGRLTFYDAKGGASGSGISTKAFEHIDHLLQQALKRVENCFCENGCRECVASDLCKQANEVMSKAGSQVILKTLLNLEIDVEALPMGPEEYSPAGIETIIVAQTVPPKDRENFGLVDIKEEEFEDRDTVLLKEA; via the exons ATGGCGCCCCTCGCACCAGGAAAAGGACCACTTACGGTTCGAAGATCAACAGGTAAACGGAAGAGACGGGACAACGAAACGCCACCACGGGATGATGGAGAGCCTACTGCCGAACATCCAGGAGCCGACGCATCGGAAagcgatgatgccgcccttgccggcAAACCGAAAATGCCCAAATCAAGGAAACAGACTGTGCCAAAGAAGGCTGGATCGACTCTAAATCGCACAGACAgtgcaacaacaacatccgCCGTCCAGTGCAACATCGAGTGGCCCGAACGCTTCAAGGCGTTGGACAAAACACACCGCGCTCTCAATCTCGTCTTCACTTTTTGCTGTACCCGCAAGCACCTTGCCACCACATTCGATACCATCAAGTCCGCAGTAGAGTCGCACACCAAGACGTCCCTGATGATTGAAGATGTCGCTTCCATTGCCGCCATTCGTCCCGAGGGCGTCAACTTTGCCTACGTTGACGAGATCATGCTACAGACCGAGGTCAGAGGTGCCGAGCGAGACGTGGTGTTCAAGAAGGGCCGAGAGTTTCTCTCGCAAGCGCCCGCGCCCGATGCCTCTGTGGGAGGCATCTCGGGACTCGACAGGCTAGATCATCACCCCGACGACGCGGTTGAGGGAGGCAAGGAGGTGCTGTATTTTGAGTTTGTGGATGGGGACCTGAAACGTCAAGTCAGGGACAGGAAGACGGGCGAGATCACGAAACCCAACAGGAAGCTGAGAGAGGAGACGCTCAAGATGCCCGTCTACAGCCAGAAACAGATGACGAATCTGATCGAGCGCAGGAACCAAAAGTTTGGCGACGCCGTTAGCCTGTTTATCAATCAATGCATCGCCGATGGCGTGGATCCCGAGCTGAGGCTCGCAACAAAGACCGAAGATCACATTCCCGTGCCAACGGTTTTAGAGGAACCGGCAGACAAGAAACTCGGGGCCTTGCCGGAATCGATCCCAACAGAGCGTAAGAGCATTCCTGAAATCGTTCAGGAGCTGAAAGATAGCCCATGGTATACGGGACAGATTGTTCCTGACGGGCATCGTGTTTTTGAACCGCAGGAGCCTGTGTACGGCGACCTCGACTTTCTCCTAAGCCAGGAGCTTGTCAACGCCCTATACAATTCCAAGGGCATTACTCAGTTCTTTGCGCATCAGACGGAAGCCATCAATGGTCTTCTGGAGGGGCAGCACGTTGTGGTTTCCACGTCAACGAGCTCCGGCAAGTCTCTCATCTACCAACTCCCCGTGATCCACGCCTTGGAAAAAGATCAGAACACCCGGGCTATGTACATCTTTCCTACCAAGGCTCTAGCTCAGGACCAGAAGAGAAGTCTGAGGGAGCTGATGAGCTACATGCCCGGCATGGAGGAGGTTCTCGTTGAGACATTCGATGGCGACACCCCGATGAATGAGCGAAACATGATTCGGGAAGAGGCGAGAATCATCTTCACCAACCCGGACATGCTCCATGTGACCATCTTGCCACAGGAGGAAAGATGGAGAACGTTCCTAAAGAATCTCAAATACGTCGTGGTCGATGAGCTGCATTACTACAACGGGCAGATGGGCTCGCATGTAGCATTCATCATGCGGAGATTGAGGCGAATATGCGCTGCCGTCGGTAACCGACACATCAAGTTCGTCTCATGTTCTGCTACCGTGGCCAACCCAAGGCAGCACTTCGAGACCATATTCGGCATTGGAAACGTGCGGCTAGTGGACTTTGATGGGTCGCCATCAG GCCGCAAAGAGTTTCTATGCTGGAACACGCCATACAAAGACCCTGGGGATCCTTcaagcggccgaggcgacgccTTGTCCGAATGTGCCCGTCTCTTCTGCCAGCTTATGCTTAGGGGCGTCCGTATTATCGCCTTTACTAGGGTTAGAGAGCAGTGTGAAAAGCTGGTCACCGCTGTCCAGCAGGAACTCGAGTCTCTCGGGCGACCAGAGTGTGTAAACAGAGTCATGGGCTACAGAGGCGGCTACACCGCCCAGGACCGACGGAGAATCGAGTCGGAGATGTTTGAAGGCAAGCTCCTGGGTATCGTCGCGACTACGGCTCTTGAGCTTGGAATCGATATTGGAACGCTAGATTGCGTGCTGACTTGGGGCTTCCCTTACACCATCGCCAATTTGCGTCAGCAGAGTGGCAGAGCGGGCCGGCGGAACAAAGACTCGCTAGCGATCTTGGTAGGAGATTGCTTCCCTACTGATCAACATTACATGCAAAACCCCGACGAGCTCTTCTCGAAGCCGAATAGTGAGCTTCAGGTTGATCTAGAGAACATGCTAGTGCGAGAGGGGCACATCCAATGTGCTGCATACGAGATGCCTGTTCGGCCCAATGAGGATGCCGAGTATTTTGGCAAGGACCTGGCCCAGATTTGTGTAGAGAGGCTGCTGGAAGACGCCCTGGGCTTCTACCACTGTCACGATCGGTTCAGGCCTATTCCTTCAAGATTCGTCGCCATTCGTGATACCGAGGATGATCACTTTGCCATCATCGACATTACTCATGGAAGGAACGAGGTGTTGGAGGAGTTGGAGGCCTCGAGGGCAACGTTTACGATCTACGACGGTGCCATTTTCCTACACCAGGGAAACAAGTATCTCGTCAGAGACTTCCAGCCCGACAGGATGATGGCACGAGTGGAAAGAGTCAAGGTTGAGTGGACCACGACCCAACGAGATTTCACCGATATCGACCCGATCGAGACggaggccatcaagaagaTATCCGGTTCCCAGTCTAGAGCGTTCTACGGCACAATAAAGATCCAGCAGAACGTGTACGGGTTCTTTAAGGTCGATAAGAGGAAGCGCGTGCTCGACGCTGTGCACGTGGACAACCCTCCCGTCATCAGGTACGGGAAGGGCATGTGGCTCGATATACCCAAGAAGGCCTTGCAGATCCTCGCGGACAGACGTCTGCACATTGCCGCGTCCATCCACGCGGCGGAGCACGCCATCCTCAGCCTTATGCCAAACTTTGTCATCAGCTTACCCGGCGACGTCCGGACAGAATGCAAGGTCGCGCTGAAGGAGTTCGCCACAAAGGAGTCACAGAGGAAGAGGCCCGGGCGGCTGACGTTCTACGATGCGAAGGGGGGCGCCAGCGGGTCGGGGATCAGCACCAAGGCGTTCGAACACATTGaccatcttcttcagcagGCGCTCAAGCGGGTTGAGAACTGTTTCTGCGAGAACGGGTGTCGAGAGTGCGTGGCGTCGGACTTGTGCAAGCAGGCCAACGAGGTGATGAGTAAGGCGGGCAGCCAAGTCATTCTCAAGACGCTGCTGAACCTCGAGATCGATGTCGAGGCATTACCAATGGGGCCTGAGGAGTACAGCCCGGCGGGCATCGAGACCATTATCGTTGCTCAGACTGTGCCGCCGAAGGACCGAGAAAATTTTGGGTTAGTTGAtatcaaggaggaggagtttGAGGACCGTGATACGGTTCTATTGAAGGAGGCCTAG
- a CDS encoding Putative WD40/YVTN repeat-like-containing domain superfamily gives MKKCNYSSGLVCDSTTTVLCSTSCSILHIRKPSSSRYPLYIHPITDCCLHSPYLHTYLYQQPLTPSRPSSTSCINATPPSLSRIYPAHHRALLGSSPIGSSLCCRILASGQKRTVSRQKREDLAQPSDRGRTCRVSDFRPQSQPFDPAMAPTSVPTPYDFPRLRVSVHLEDDTRYLAQDDPVPEFFDVKFCPYQPLDASPIFAAVSKKHIVVCRLTATADDSNPCEIISIIRDDDAEARNYYCTWTRDAETGKPLLCYGGEDAKIKIYDIVESKLVNCLVGHGGDVCDVVTSPIDPLIIASCSDDTTVRIWSLDPKHEKQPCLCILGGEGHYWNLLTLAWHDTGRYILSAGHDQIINLWTVPDLPTEPSDRPVEVHYPHFSTSEVHSSLVDCVSFFGDYILSRACHDDVIVLWKIEGFSSQDPPLPQSMAPTTINPANLTRSAFNLSVSAECPVPYTRLIEFQTPGCGPQFFMRFKLHFVPDQHPILAFCNASGKIYFWDFEQITGFHDYVNALRRPRRDGEEPVSKPTWLNAITHRSTGNAKSGLTVRERKAADKVHRTELEQVPELKGRFNQETLDMWNGKYGVSNPQVPLKPHKIENCGASTFVGRQVAWSPGGQWCVVVGSSNFALVLQRWAPSKKDA, from the exons atgaAAAAATGCAACTACTCATCTGGTCTAGTCTGCGACTCAACTACTACCGTTCTTTGCTCAACCTCATGTTCAATTCTGCATATTAGAAAGCCATCTTCCTCTCGTTACCCGCTTTACATCCACCCAATCACTGACTGCTGCCTCCACTCTCCTTACCTACATACCTACCTGTACCAACAACCGCTTACACCTTCTCGGCCCTCGTCCACCAGCTGCATCAACgccacccctccctccttgtCTCGCATATACCCAGCCCACCACCGCGCACTGCTCGGGAGTTCCCCCATAGGGTCTAGCCTCTGCTGTCGAATCTTAGCCAGTGGACAAAAGAGGACAGTCTCACGGCAGAAAAGAGAAGACTTGGCCCAGCCTTCGGACCGAGGTCGCACTTGTCGTGTCTCCGACTTCCGACCTCAATCTCAACCTTTCGATCCAGCCATGGCCCCCACTTCTGTCCCGACTCCTTATGACTTTCCAAGACTAAGAGTTTCGGTCCATCTTGAA GATGACACCAGATACCTGGCTCAAGATGACCCTGTGCCCG AGTTCTTCGACGTCAAATTTTGTCCGTACCAACCTTTGGATGCGAGCCCCATTTTCGCTGCCGTCAGCAAGAAGCAT ATAGTCGTTTGTCGCCTGACAGCAACCGCCGATGACTCCAATCCTTGTGAGATCATCAGCATAATTCGGGATGACGAT GCCGAGGCTAGAAACTACTATTGCACTTGGACCCGAGATGCCGAGACAGGAAAGCCACTGCTGTGCTACGGCGGTGAGGATGCCAAAATCAAGATTTACGACATCGTTGAGAGCAAGCTCGTCAAC TGTCTAGTTGGCCACGGAGGA GATGTTTGCGATGTGGTCACGTCGCCCATTGACCCCCTGATTATCGCCTCTTGTTCCGACGACACTACGGTCCGGATATGGAGCCTGGATCCAAAGCATGAAAAGCAGCCATGTCTGTGTATCCTTGGAGGCGAGGGCCACTACTGGAACTTGCTCACACTG GCCTGGCATGACACAGGTCGTTATATCCTCTCTGCTGGTCACGATCAAATAATCAACCTG TGGACGGTGCCAGACCTCCCAACTGAGCCGAGTGACCGTCCAGTCGAGGTTCACTACCCTCACTTCTCTACATCAGAGGTTCACAGCAGTCTCGTAGACTG TGTTTCTTTCTTCGGTGACTACATCCTCTCCCGAGCATGCCACGACGATGTCATCGTCCTGTGGAAGATCGAAGGCTTCTCGTCCCAGGATCCGCCCCTGCCACAATCCATGGCCCCGACCACAATCAATCCAGCCAACCTTACTCGATCTGCCTTTAACTTGAGCGTCTCGGCGGAATGCCCAGTTCCCTACACTCGTCTAATTGAGTTCCAAACCCCTGGCTGCGGCCCGCAGTTCTTCATGCGGTTTAAGTTGCACTTCGTCCCTGACCAACATCCCATCCTGGCTTTCTGTAACGCCAGCGGCAAAATCTATTTTTGGGACTTTGAGCAGATCACCGGATTCCACGATTATGTCAACGCTCTcagaaggccgaggagagacggcgaggagcccGTATCGAAACCAACCTGGCTGAACGCAATCACTCACAGAAGCACTGGCAATGCCAAGTCGGGGCTGACTGTCAGGGAGAGGAAGGCGGCTGACAAGGTCCATCGCACGGAACTCGAGCAGGTACCCGAGTTGAAGGGCCGCTTCAACCAAGAGACACTGGATATGTGGAATGGTAAATACGGCGTCAGCAACCCCCAAGTGCCCCTGAAGCCCCACAAGATTGAAAACTGTGGCGCGTCGACGTTTGTGGGTAGACAAGTGGCGTGGAGCCCGGGAGGCCAGTGGTGTGTCGTCGTGGGCAGCTCCAACTTCGCCTTGGTGCTGCAGAGATGGGCGCCGTCCAAGAAGGATGCATGA